The DNA segment ATCCTGCTCGCCACCACCGGCTCGCGGGTGATCGCCCTGGACACCGATGCCGAGAAGCTGGCCTATGCCGAGAAGCATGGTGCGACCGCCATCCCGAGCGATACCGAGGCCGCTCAGAAGGTGCTCGACCTGACCAACGGTGTCGGGGCCGATGTGGTGATCGACTTCGTCGGTGTGCAGCCGACGGTGTCCACCGCGGTCGGTGCCATCCGTGGCGGCGGTGCGATCCGTTTCGTCGGCCTCGGTGGTGGCGCATTCGACTATGTGGCGGGCAATTCTAGGCTGCCGTGGGGAGTGAACGTCGAGCGTGCCTACGGTGGCACGAGCTCGGAGATCCGACAGGTGATCGATCTCGCCCGTCGGGGCAGGATCAAGGTCGAGGTGAAGCGATACCCGCTGGATGATGCGGTCACGGCCTTCGACGATCTGCACCACGGAAGGATCCAGGGACGCGCTGTGCTGGTTCCGTGATCGGCACCGGGTCGGATCGACGACCATGCCGGCGTTGTCGTGTGGGGCGTTGATGCCTCGCTGACGCATTCGTCCGGCCACCCATAGGCACATCGACATCCGTCCGGTCGGCCGGAGCGATGGCCTCGCCATCGTCGTCGCCCACTCAGTCGTCGCCCACTCATCGGTCTTCCAGTTGAGGCGGGTGTGTCGAAGACGATCGCCATGCCGCTGCGCTGGGGAGTGCCTCACTTCTGGTCACTTGGCGTCCGCAGACTGTCAGCAAGTGACCAGAACCCGACGCATGGACGGGCATGGCCGCAGGTCAATAACCTGGTCAGTGCTTTCGCACGTACTGCATGGCGAGGCTCCAGAGCTCCGGGCGACCTCCATCGGCCGGCAGGTGATCGGGGACGGGTGGCCTGGAGTCCGGGTTGGTGATCAGTTCGCTGTAGTCCTGGTCGTATGCCGGCGCAGGTTGCACGCGAGGCTTCCTGACCCGGGACCGGGCAGCGGCAACACTTACCCGTTGGAGTTCTTCGTGTGCCTCAGAGCGCAACCATTCGGGCCCATGGGTTGCTCGTTCCAGATCTTCAACGGCGCGACGCGGGTCACCGACATGGTCGGCGACGACGAGACCGCGGACGAAGTGAAGGAGGCTTCGGTCACCCGGCCGCTGAACCCACAGCGGCAGTGCCATGTCGCAGCAGTGGGCGGCTGTCTTCGGCTGCCGATGCAAGAGGGCCGAACAGACATCCATGAGCCACGCCTCCGGTGTGTAGGCGCCACCATCGATCCGCCAACCCATAGCCGTCGTGTAGAGCCCGTACCAGTCGTTCGCCTGCAGCAGCGCAACGCTCTCGTCACGCCACCACGAAGCGGGGCGCCGGCTGGCCTGGGGGTTGAGCACTGCTCAAGCCTAATGTCGCGACGACGTTCGCCGCGGAACGATCCCCTCCGCGGCGCGTGACTCCGTGCGATGCGGCTCGGGCATTGGCAAGCTCGACGGACGGGCGCGACTTCAGGACGCCGCAGATCGTTGATGGCGGGTCCGTTGTGATCCCTCGCTTGCCGTGCACGATCTCGTTGATGCGCCGCGGCGGCACCGATCGCGACGGCGAGCTGTCCTGCGTGATTTGAAGCCCTCGATGAAGTCCTCCATCAGAATCTCCCCGGGTAGATCGGTTCGATTAGATCGGCCCCCAGTGGTCGTCGACGAGTTCGACATCTTCTGCACCGCGATCTGTGCACATGAAGCAGAGCCGCCATCGCACAGTCACACGGATACTGTGCTGTCCGCGGCACCGACGAGCCGCTCCAAGCGGTTTCCCGGTAGGATCCGTAGGTCCTCGACGGACTTCGCGGCATGAATCAGGCCGAGCTTCCGCAAAGTCGCTCGTTGCACGGCGCGATCGGTGCGCTTGACGTACTGCTCGTGCCAGATCCGGTCCGTGCCCTTGCTCCCGAACGATCTGATCACGAACCCAGCGCATGGAGGAGCCGTCAATACCGCTAGGCGTTGAACCGGAACTCCACCGAGTTGCGTCTACCTTCTCGCATCAAACCCACGCTCCAGCAAGTCCCGGTCCTTCGTAGGCAAACCAACTGATTCAGCGACGTGCGCAAGCAGATCGGCCACGGCGCTCATGTTCACTGCTGGCGTTGAACTATTTGGCAAGGCGTCGCGGTAGAGATCCAAAGCGATGTCATCCTGCGCGAACAGCACCGGAACTTCGTTCAGCGCCGCGGCCAAATCCGGGCCAGCTTTGCACCGCACAATCTGCCGCACGAGGTCAAACTGAGCATCACGCACACGCC comes from the Naumannella halotolerans genome and includes:
- a CDS encoding zinc-binding dehydrogenase → MAVTARHLHPLGDLDPVDAAPLADAALTPMHAINTVRDRLTGDATVVVLGLGGLGHLGLQILLATTGSRVIALDTDAEKLAYAEKHGATAIPSDTEAAQKVLDLTNGVGADVVIDFVGVQPTVSTAVGAIRGGGAIRFVGLGGGAFDYVAGNSRLPWGVNVERAYGGTSSEIRQVIDLARRGRIKVEVKRYPLDDAVTAFDDLHHGRIQGRAVLVP